In one Denitratisoma sp. genomic region, the following are encoded:
- a CDS encoding DUF6036 family nucleotidyltransferase, whose product MTREELEHIIRASGDITDQYEFVIVGSQSMLGSVPNPEKVFTVSMEADIYPLQAPELADRIDGAIGEGSPFHQKFGYYAQGVAPGTAMLPKDWMQRVHRVQNDRTQGRVGYCLDVLDLFLSKAAAGREKDREFCMALFEHGYVTPAQVLKAAETMPVDDKEKRTLRATIRRWARAVRDAGHNIPEE is encoded by the coding sequence ATGACGCGAGAAGAACTCGAACATATCATCCGCGCCAGCGGCGACATCACGGACCAGTACGAATTCGTGATCGTCGGAAGCCAGTCGATGCTTGGCTCCGTTCCCAATCCGGAAAAGGTGTTCACGGTGTCCATGGAGGCCGATATCTATCCGCTCCAGGCTCCCGAACTGGCCGACAGGATCGACGGCGCCATCGGCGAAGGCTCGCCGTTCCACCAGAAATTCGGCTACTACGCACAAGGCGTGGCCCCGGGTACCGCCATGCTGCCAAAGGACTGGATGCAACGCGTGCATCGCGTCCAGAACGACAGAACCCAAGGTCGGGTGGGTTACTGCCTGGACGTGCTCGACCTCTTCCTCTCGAAAGCCGCGGCCGGACGCGAGAAGGACCGCGAGTTCTGCATGGCGCTGTTCGAGCATGGCTACGTTACCCCGGCACAGGTGCTGAAGGCGGCGGAGACCATGCCCGTCGACGACAAGGAAAAGCGAACGCTGCGCGCAACGATTCGCCGATGGGCGCGGGCCGTACGAGACGCCGGTCACAACATTCCGGAGGAGTGA
- a CDS encoding outer membrane beta-barrel protein, translating into MHTLKIVSGLLCLAAALPALAQSANWSGCFAGGQAGYGRANLKGWSDTNPPGQPSIGSTTATGGALGGQAGCDLQAGNWVWGAQASLGLADITGSHRYKPFGSGPNDRVAYDIGALATLTGRIGHLFRPDTLGYVRAGAAWTRTNHDDSDPAPLFGVPYTGDTTATRRGWLLGLGVEHRYGRHLSAFAEYTHMDFGKKTVTIDYSDGFTFRYPFRQRMDFLGVGVNYRF; encoded by the coding sequence ATGCACACACTCAAGATCGTTTCGGGCCTGCTCTGCCTGGCGGCCGCCTTGCCGGCGCTGGCCCAGTCAGCCAATTGGAGCGGCTGCTTCGCCGGCGGCCAGGCCGGCTACGGCCGGGCGAACCTCAAGGGCTGGTCCGACACGAATCCGCCCGGCCAACCGTCGATCGGCTCGACGACCGCCACCGGCGGCGCGCTCGGCGGGCAGGCCGGCTGCGACCTGCAGGCCGGCAACTGGGTGTGGGGCGCGCAAGCGTCGCTGGGCCTGGCGGACATTACCGGCAGCCACCGCTACAAGCCCTTCGGCAGCGGCCCCAACGACCGCGTCGCCTACGACATCGGCGCGCTGGCGACGCTGACGGGGCGCATCGGCCATCTCTTCCGGCCCGACACGCTCGGCTACGTGCGCGCCGGCGCCGCGTGGACGCGCACCAACCACGACGACAGCGATCCCGCGCCGCTCTTCGGCGTGCCCTACACCGGCGACACCACCGCGACGCGCCGCGGCTGGCTGCTCGGCCTCGGCGTCGAGCACCGCTACGGCCGGCACCTGTCGGCCTTCGCCGAGTACACCCACATGGACTTCGGCAAGAAGACCGTCACCATCGACTACAGCGACGGCTTCACCTTCCGCTATCCCTTCCGCCAGCGCATGGACTTCCTCGGCGTCGGGGTGAACTACCGCTTCTGA
- a CDS encoding MBL fold metallo-hydrolase, giving the protein MSLLPPQIRVLERGWLSANNIVFHEGAEATLVDSGYVTHSGQTLALVAQALEGRRLVRLINTHSHSDHIGGNAAVRRAHGCRILVPEGMAPAVADWDEDALLLSSAHQQAEPFAFDATIAPGDEFEMGGLRWQALHVPGHDMHALAYYAPSERILISGDALWQDGFGVMFAELHGDTSGLPAQRRTLEMLRELDVRVVIPGHGAPFDDYQAAVARALARLAAFEQSPERMAKSAMKALFTFTLLEKRRMPRAGIGDYFGRVAIFRDVSR; this is encoded by the coding sequence GTGAGCCTCCTGCCGCCGCAAATCCGCGTCCTCGAACGCGGCTGGCTCTCCGCCAACAACATCGTCTTCCACGAAGGCGCCGAGGCGACGCTGGTCGACTCCGGCTACGTCACCCATTCCGGCCAGACGCTGGCGCTCGTCGCGCAGGCGCTGGAAGGGCGCAGGCTCGTGCGCCTCATCAACACCCATTCGCATTCCGACCACATCGGCGGCAACGCCGCGGTGCGCCGCGCCCACGGCTGCCGCATCCTCGTGCCCGAGGGCATGGCGCCGGCGGTGGCCGACTGGGACGAGGACGCGCTGCTGCTCTCCTCCGCTCACCAGCAGGCCGAGCCCTTCGCATTCGACGCGACGATCGCCCCCGGCGACGAGTTCGAGATGGGCGGCCTGCGCTGGCAGGCCCTGCACGTGCCCGGCCACGACATGCACGCGTTGGCCTACTACGCGCCGAGCGAGCGCATCCTGATCTCCGGCGACGCGCTGTGGCAGGACGGCTTCGGCGTCATGTTCGCCGAGCTGCACGGCGACACGAGCGGCCTGCCGGCGCAGCGGCGCACGCTGGAGATGCTGCGCGAGCTGGATGTGCGCGTCGTCATCCCCGGCCACGGCGCGCCCTTCGACGATTACCAGGCGGCCGTGGCGCGGGCGCTCGCCCGCCTCGCCGCCTTCGAGCAGAGCCCCGAGCGCATGGCGAAGAGCGCCATGAAGGCGCTGTTCACCTTCACCCTGCTGGAGAAGCGGCGCATGCCGCGCGCCGGCATCGGCGACTACTTCGGCCGGGTCGCCATCTTCCGCGACGTCTCGCG
- a CDS encoding 2-hydroxychromene-2-carboxylate isomerase: protein MKTADWYFDFISPFAYLQSEALQRFDGKLDIRPVPVLFAGLLKHWGQKGPAEMATKRRFTYRHVQWVAERNGIPFRFPPQHPFNPVRALRAAVALGSSLDAIHTIFRFVWGEGRDPNDPAEWAELARRLNAPGLDARCNDASVKSQLLENGERALAAGVFGVPALAVDNELFWGFDATDMALDWLADPAMFARGEYPRIDALPVGAARKEVS, encoded by the coding sequence ATGAAAACCGCCGACTGGTACTTCGACTTCATCTCCCCCTTCGCCTACCTGCAGTCGGAGGCCTTGCAGCGCTTCGACGGCAAGCTCGACATTCGTCCCGTGCCCGTGCTCTTCGCCGGCCTCCTGAAGCACTGGGGCCAGAAAGGCCCGGCCGAGATGGCGACCAAGCGCCGCTTCACCTACCGCCACGTGCAGTGGGTGGCCGAGCGCAACGGCATTCCCTTCCGTTTTCCGCCGCAGCATCCCTTCAACCCGGTGCGCGCCCTGCGCGCCGCCGTGGCGCTGGGCAGCTCGCTCGACGCCATCCACACGATCTTCCGCTTCGTCTGGGGCGAGGGCCGCGACCCCAACGATCCGGCCGAATGGGCCGAGCTGGCGCGACGCCTGAACGCGCCCGGCCTCGACGCGCGCTGCAACGACGCCTCGGTGAAAAGTCAGTTGCTGGAGAACGGCGAGCGGGCGCTGGCGGCCGGCGTCTTCGGCGTGCCGGCGCTGGCCGTCGACAATGAACTTTTCTGGGGCTTCGACGCCACCGACATGGCGCTCGACTGGCTGGCCGATCCCGCAATGTTCGCGCGCGGCGAGTATCCGCGCATCGACGCCCTGCCGGTGGGCGCCGCGCGCAAGGAAGTGTCGTGA
- a CDS encoding DUF1289 domain-containing protein — protein sequence MSIPSPCINVCRMDAKSGLCEGCLRTVDEIAGWAAAPDEQKLLTLAAIAQRRAALPPPFAKGGPGGISQQ from the coding sequence GTGAGCATTCCCTCGCCCTGCATCAACGTCTGCCGCATGGACGCGAAGAGCGGCCTCTGCGAAGGCTGCCTGCGCACGGTGGACGAGATCGCCGGCTGGGCAGCCGCGCCGGACGAGCAGAAACTTCTGACCCTCGCCGCCATCGCCCAGCGCCGTGCTGCCCTTCCTCCCCCCTTTGCAAAAGGGGGGCCGGGGGGGATTTCGCAGCAGTAA
- a CDS encoding hydroxymethylglutaryl-CoA lyase, whose protein sequence is MSLPQRVKIVEVGPRDGLQNESRLVPSAVKVELIDRLGMAGLKAIEATAFVSPKWVPQMGDAAEVMANLPRRHGVSYPVLVPNLKGFEQALAAGVEEIAVFAAASEAFSQKNINCSIAESLARFRPVAEAARRNDIRVRGYVSCVVGCPYQGAVQPAAVAEVAARLAEMGCYEISLGDTIGVGTPAAVQRMLDEVTLLVPVERLAGHYHDTYGMALANIYASLERGVAVFDASVAGLGGCPYAAGASGNVATEDVVYLMNGLGIETGVDLDRLVDAGAYICTELGRAPSSKVARAVLAKRAKA, encoded by the coding sequence ATGAGCCTGCCGCAGCGCGTGAAGATCGTCGAGGTCGGTCCGCGCGACGGCCTGCAGAACGAAAGCCGGCTCGTGCCGAGCGCCGTCAAGGTCGAGCTGATCGACCGTCTCGGCATGGCCGGCCTGAAGGCCATCGAGGCCACCGCTTTCGTCTCGCCGAAGTGGGTGCCGCAGATGGGCGACGCCGCCGAGGTGATGGCGAACCTGCCGCGCCGCCATGGCGTCAGCTACCCCGTGCTGGTGCCGAACCTGAAGGGCTTCGAGCAGGCGCTCGCCGCCGGCGTCGAGGAGATCGCCGTCTTCGCCGCCGCCTCCGAGGCCTTCTCGCAGAAGAACATCAACTGCTCCATCGCCGAATCGCTGGCGCGCTTCCGCCCCGTCGCCGAGGCTGCGCGGCGGAACGATATCCGCGTGCGCGGCTACGTCTCCTGCGTCGTCGGCTGCCCCTACCAGGGCGCGGTGCAACCGGCGGCCGTGGCCGAGGTGGCGGCGCGCCTCGCCGAGATGGGCTGCTACGAGATCTCTCTCGGCGACACCATCGGCGTCGGCACGCCGGCCGCAGTGCAGCGCATGCTCGACGAAGTGACGCTGCTGGTGCCGGTCGAGCGCCTCGCCGGCCATTACCACGACACCTACGGCATGGCGCTCGCCAACATCTACGCCTCGCTCGAACGCGGCGTCGCGGTTTTCGACGCCTCGGTGGCCGGCCTCGGCGGCTGTCCCTACGCCGCCGGCGCCTCGGGCAACGTCGCCACCGAGGACGTGGTGTACCTCATGAACGGCCTCGGCATCGAGACGGGCGTGGACCTCGACCGTCTGGTCGACGCCGGTGCGTACATCTGCACCGAACTCGGCCGCGCGCCGTCGTCGAAGGTGGCGCGCGCCGTGCTGGCGAAGCGGGCCAAGGCGTGA
- a CDS encoding acetyl/propionyl/methylcrotonyl-CoA carboxylase subunit alpha yields MFTKILIANRGEIACRVIKTARRLGIRTVAVYSAADATARHVRLADEAVLIGPAAARESYLVAERILDAAKKTGAQAVHPGYGFLSENEAFAEACAQAGIAFIGPPVAAIRAMGSKSAAKSLMEKAGVPLVPGYHGDEQAPAFLEQEAGRIGYPVLIKASAGGGGKGMRIVEKAADFAAALASCKREAASSFGDDRVLVEKYLVRPRHIEIQVFGDTQGNCVYLFERDCSVQRRHQKVLEEAPAPGMPPERRAAMGLAAVEAAKAVGYVGAGTVEFIAEQDGKFYFMEMNTRLQVEHPVTEMITGLDLVEWQLRVAAGEPLPLAQEQVSLRGHALEARIYAEDPDKGFLPSTGRLIHLAPPAESLNVRIDTGVEEGDEITPHYDPMIAKLIVWDIDRERALSRMLQSLAQYRVVGVASNVDFLSRLVACPAFANADLDTGLIERERAFLFPEGVEAPREVFLVAALAELLREEEAARTAAASDRDPHSPWHLRDGWRLNASFRRPLLFRFGEAEKTVSVGYARGGYELELDGIGTAARGERTGNSTLRIELGGMRLPATVIAAGEKRHVFLHGRAWQLACVDPLYHAGEGVGESGGLAAPMPGKVISLIAQPGSEVEQGAPLLILEAMKMEHTIAAPAKGKLKAFRFGVGDSVAEGAELVDFEPAK; encoded by the coding sequence ATGTTCACGAAAATCCTCATAGCGAATCGCGGCGAGATCGCCTGCCGCGTCATCAAGACGGCGCGCCGCCTCGGCATCCGTACCGTCGCCGTGTACTCCGCCGCCGATGCGACGGCGCGCCACGTGCGCCTTGCCGACGAGGCGGTGCTGATCGGCCCGGCGGCGGCGCGCGAAAGCTACCTCGTCGCCGAACGCATCCTCGACGCGGCGAAGAAAACCGGCGCCCAGGCCGTGCATCCCGGCTACGGCTTCCTTTCCGAGAACGAGGCCTTCGCCGAGGCCTGTGCGCAGGCCGGCATCGCCTTCATCGGCCCGCCGGTGGCGGCGATCCGCGCAATGGGCTCGAAGAGCGCGGCCAAGTCGCTCATGGAAAAGGCCGGCGTGCCGCTGGTGCCCGGTTATCACGGCGACGAGCAGGCCCCCGCCTTCCTCGAGCAGGAGGCCGGCCGCATCGGCTACCCGGTGCTGATCAAGGCCAGCGCCGGCGGCGGCGGCAAGGGCATGCGCATCGTCGAGAAGGCCGCCGACTTTGCCGCCGCGCTCGCCTCCTGCAAGCGCGAGGCCGCCTCAAGCTTCGGCGACGACCGCGTGCTGGTCGAGAAGTACCTGGTCCGTCCGCGCCACATCGAGATCCAGGTCTTCGGCGACACGCAGGGCAACTGTGTGTACCTCTTCGAGCGCGACTGCTCGGTGCAGCGCCGCCACCAGAAGGTGCTGGAAGAGGCGCCCGCGCCCGGCATGCCGCCCGAGCGCCGCGCCGCCATGGGCCTGGCGGCGGTGGAGGCGGCGAAGGCCGTCGGCTACGTCGGCGCCGGCACGGTGGAGTTCATCGCCGAGCAGGACGGTAAGTTCTACTTCATGGAGATGAACACGCGCCTGCAGGTCGAGCACCCGGTCACCGAGATGATCACCGGCCTCGACCTCGTCGAGTGGCAGCTGCGCGTCGCCGCCGGCGAGCCGCTGCCGCTGGCGCAGGAACAAGTCAGCCTGCGCGGCCACGCGCTGGAAGCGCGCATCTACGCCGAGGACCCGGACAAGGGCTTCCTGCCGTCGACCGGACGCCTCATCCATCTGGCGCCGCCGGCCGAATCGCTCAACGTGCGCATCGACACCGGCGTCGAGGAGGGCGACGAGATCACGCCGCACTACGACCCGATGATCGCCAAGCTCATCGTCTGGGACATCGACCGCGAGCGGGCCTTGTCGCGCATGCTGCAGTCGCTGGCGCAGTACCGCGTCGTCGGCGTCGCCAGCAACGTCGACTTCCTCTCGCGCCTGGTGGCCTGCCCGGCCTTCGCCAACGCCGACCTCGACACCGGCCTCATCGAGCGCGAGCGCGCCTTCCTGTTTCCCGAGGGGGTGGAAGCGCCGCGCGAGGTGTTCCTCGTCGCCGCCCTGGCCGAGTTGCTGCGCGAGGAGGAAGCTGCCCGCACCGCCGCTGCCAGCGACCGCGATCCGCATTCGCCCTGGCACCTGCGCGACGGCTGGCGGCTCAACGCTTCCTTCCGCCGGCCGCTGCTGTTCCGCTTCGGCGAGGCCGAGAAGACGGTTTCCGTCGGCTACGCGCGCGGCGGCTACGAGCTGGAACTCGACGGCATCGGCACGGCGGCGCGCGGCGAGCGCACCGGCAACAGCACGCTGCGCATCGAGCTGGGCGGCATGCGCCTGCCGGCGACGGTGATCGCCGCCGGCGAGAAGCGCCACGTCTTCCTGCACGGCCGCGCCTGGCAGCTGGCCTGCGTCGATCCGCTCTACCACGCCGGCGAAGGCGTCGGCGAGAGCGGCGGCCTCGCCGCGCCGATGCCGGGCAAGGTGATCTCCCTCATCGCCCAGCCGGGCAGCGAGGTGGAACAGGGCGCGCCGCTCCTGATCCTCGAAGCGATGAAGATGGAACACACCATCGCCGCGCCGGCGAAGGGAAAACTCAAGGCCTTCCGCTTCGGCGTCGGCGACTCGGTCGCCGAGGGCGCCGAGCTGGTGGACTTCGAGCCGGCCAAGTGA
- a CDS encoding enoyl-CoA hydratase/isomerase family protein, which translates to MSDTILTEIDNGVGIITLNRPERHNAFDDVLIRELSEALVKMDTDADVRIVVLSSTGKSFCAGADLNWMKKAAGYSAEETQRDAIGLAGMLRLLNDMKKPTVARVQGPAYGGGVGLVAACDIAIAAFDAQFALTEVRLGIIPAVISPYVIGAIGERKARRYMLTAERFSAAEAYRVGLVHEIVPGEAELDEAVGEIVDTLLANGPMALGECKALIKAVANRPISPEVILDTAQRIARVRASAEGKEGMAAFLEKRKPSWVAKS; encoded by the coding sequence ATGAGCGACACCATCCTCACCGAAATCGACAACGGCGTCGGCATCATCACGCTGAACCGACCGGAGCGGCACAACGCCTTCGACGACGTGCTGATCCGCGAACTGTCCGAGGCGCTGGTCAAGATGGACACCGACGCCGACGTGCGCATCGTCGTCCTGTCCAGCACGGGAAAAAGCTTCTGCGCCGGCGCCGACCTCAACTGGATGAAGAAGGCCGCCGGCTACAGCGCCGAGGAGACCCAGCGCGACGCCATCGGGCTGGCCGGCATGCTGCGCCTGCTCAACGACATGAAGAAGCCGACCGTGGCGCGCGTGCAGGGCCCGGCCTACGGCGGCGGCGTCGGCCTGGTCGCCGCCTGCGACATCGCCATCGCCGCCTTCGACGCGCAGTTCGCGCTGACCGAGGTGAGGCTCGGCATCATCCCGGCGGTGATCAGCCCCTACGTCATCGGCGCGATCGGCGAGCGCAAGGCGCGCCGCTACATGCTCACCGCCGAGCGTTTTTCCGCCGCCGAGGCCTACCGCGTCGGCCTGGTGCACGAGATCGTGCCGGGCGAGGCTGAGCTCGACGAGGCGGTCGGCGAGATCGTCGACACCCTGCTCGCCAACGGCCCGATGGCGCTGGGCGAATGCAAGGCGCTGATCAAGGCCGTCGCCAACCGGCCGATCAGCCCCGAGGTGATCCTCGACACCGCCCAGCGCATCGCCCGCGTGCGCGCCTCGGCCGAGGGCAAGGAAGGCATGGCCGCCTTCCTCGAGAAGCGCAAACCCAGCTGGGTCGCGAAATCCTGA
- a CDS encoding carboxyl transferase domain-containing protein, translating into MTVIKSQLNPRSDEFRANAAAMQALVDDLRAKTAEVSLGGPAEHRKKHVARGKLLPRDRINALLDAGTPFLELSPMAGWGMFNNEVASGGVVTGIGRVQGVECMIVANDATVKGGSYFPITVKKHLRAQEIAAQNRLPCIYLVDSGGANLPTQDEVFPDRDHFGRIFFNQANMSAARIPQVAVVMGSCTAGGAYVPAMSDEAVIVRNQGTIFLGGPPLVKAATGEVVSAEDLGGADVHTRISGVADHFAENDHHALHICRSIVGHLNWKKPVTLELATPEEPLYDPAEIYGAVPVDTRKPLEVREVIARIVDGSRLDEFKARYGTTLVTGFARIHGYPVGIVANNGILFGESAQKGAHFVELCAQRGIPLLFIQNITGFMVGRKYENQGIAKDGAKMVTAVACAKVPKFTLIIGGSHGAGNYGMCGRAYSPRLLWIWPNSRVSVMGGDQAANVLSQIRRDALEAQGKQWPAEEEEKFKAPIRAQYETQGHPYYATARLWDDGIVDPAQSRRVLALGISASLNAPIEPTPFGVFRM; encoded by the coding sequence ATGACCGTCATCAAATCCCAACTCAACCCCCGCTCGGACGAGTTCCGCGCCAACGCCGCCGCCATGCAGGCGCTGGTCGACGACCTGCGCGCGAAGACCGCGGAAGTCAGTCTCGGCGGACCGGCGGAACACCGCAAGAAGCACGTCGCCCGCGGCAAGCTGCTGCCGCGCGACCGCATCAATGCGCTGCTCGACGCCGGCACGCCCTTCCTCGAGCTCTCGCCGATGGCCGGCTGGGGCATGTTCAACAACGAGGTCGCTTCCGGCGGCGTCGTCACCGGCATCGGCCGCGTGCAGGGCGTCGAGTGCATGATCGTCGCCAACGACGCCACGGTGAAGGGCGGCAGCTACTTCCCCATCACGGTGAAGAAGCACCTGCGCGCGCAGGAGATCGCCGCGCAGAACCGCCTGCCCTGCATCTATCTGGTCGACTCCGGTGGCGCCAACCTGCCGACGCAGGACGAGGTCTTCCCCGACCGCGACCACTTCGGCCGCATCTTCTTCAACCAGGCCAACATGTCCGCCGCGCGCATCCCGCAGGTGGCGGTGGTGATGGGCTCGTGCACCGCCGGCGGCGCCTACGTGCCGGCGATGTCGGACGAGGCGGTCATCGTCAGGAACCAAGGCACCATCTTCCTCGGCGGCCCGCCGCTGGTGAAGGCCGCCACCGGCGAGGTGGTCAGCGCCGAGGACCTCGGCGGCGCCGACGTGCACACCCGCATCTCCGGCGTGGCCGACCACTTCGCCGAGAACGACCACCACGCCCTGCACATCTGCCGCAGCATCGTCGGCCACCTCAACTGGAAGAAGCCGGTGACGCTGGAGCTGGCGACGCCGGAAGAGCCGCTCTACGACCCGGCGGAGATCTACGGCGCCGTGCCGGTCGACACGCGCAAGCCGCTCGAGGTGCGCGAGGTCATCGCCCGCATCGTCGACGGCTCGCGCCTCGACGAATTCAAGGCGCGCTACGGCACCACGCTGGTGACCGGCTTCGCCCGCATCCACGGCTACCCGGTCGGCATCGTCGCCAACAACGGCATCCTCTTCGGCGAGTCGGCGCAGAAGGGCGCGCACTTCGTCGAGCTGTGCGCGCAGCGCGGCATCCCGCTGCTGTTCATCCAGAACATCACCGGCTTCATGGTCGGTCGCAAGTACGAGAACCAGGGCATCGCCAAGGACGGCGCCAAGATGGTCACCGCCGTGGCCTGCGCCAAGGTGCCGAAGTTCACCCTCATCATCGGCGGCAGCCACGGCGCCGGCAACTACGGCATGTGCGGCCGCGCCTACAGCCCGCGCCTGCTGTGGATCTGGCCCAACAGCCGCGTCTCGGTGATGGGCGGCGACCAGGCCGCCAACGTGCTGTCGCAGATCCGCCGCGACGCGCTGGAGGCGCAGGGGAAGCAGTGGCCGGCCGAGGAGGAAGAGAAGTTCAAGGCGCCGATCCGCGCCCAGTACGAGACGCAGGGCCACCCGTATTACGCCACGGCGCGGCTGTGGGACGACGGCATCGTCGACCCGGCGCAGTCGCGCCGCGTGCTGGCGCTGGGCATCTCCGCCTCGCTCAACGCACCGATCGAGCCGACGCCGTTCGGCGTCTTCAGGATGTAA
- a CDS encoding 2-hydroxychromene-2-carboxylate isomerase, with translation MAEPIEFYFDFSSPYSYIASEVIDGLAEKYGRKVKWRPMLLGVVFQKTGQPLLVNVPLKGEYSLRDFARSARYHGVPFKFPAKFPLSTVSAARAYYWLHGQDCQKARDFARAVFRAYWVDGRDVSDLAVLQDIAASLGVDGAALAAGIATPEIKERLKGETDTALAKGMCGAPYFVVGNEPFWGADRLPQIEKWLQTGGF, from the coding sequence ATGGCTGAACCGATCGAGTTTTATTTCGACTTCTCCTCGCCGTATTCCTACATCGCCAGCGAGGTGATCGACGGACTGGCGGAGAAGTATGGGCGCAAGGTGAAGTGGCGGCCGATGCTGCTCGGCGTGGTGTTCCAGAAGACCGGCCAGCCGCTGCTGGTGAACGTGCCGCTGAAGGGCGAGTATTCGCTGCGCGACTTCGCCCGTTCGGCGCGCTACCACGGCGTGCCCTTCAAGTTCCCGGCGAAGTTCCCGCTGTCGACCGTCTCGGCGGCGCGCGCCTACTACTGGCTGCACGGGCAGGATTGCCAGAAGGCGCGCGACTTCGCCCGCGCCGTTTTCCGCGCCTACTGGGTGGACGGCCGCGACGTTTCCGACCTCGCCGTGCTGCAGGACATCGCCGCCTCGCTCGGCGTCGACGGCGCGGCGCTCGCCGCCGGCATCGCCACGCCGGAGATCAAGGAGCGCCTCAAGGGCGAGACCGACACGGCGCTGGCCAAGGGCATGTGCGGCGCGCCGTATTTCGTCGTCGGCAACGAACCCTTCTGGGGCGCCGACCGGCTGCCGCAGATCGAGAAGTGGCTGCAAACCGGAGGCTTCTGA
- a CDS encoding endonuclease domain-containing protein, producing the protein MLKYDEELKQPARKLRSGMTDAERLLWSRLRGKQILGVQFYRQKPIGRYIVDFHAPAVKLVVEVDGSQHFEEAGQVSDRRRDAYLETLGLHVLRFDNLQVLKETEAVLEMILGVVGARLKSPPAPLLQRGE; encoded by the coding sequence ATGCTGAAGTACGACGAAGAACTGAAGCAACCCGCCAGAAAACTCCGCTCCGGCATGACCGATGCGGAACGCTTGCTGTGGTCACGTCTGCGCGGCAAACAGATTCTCGGCGTACAGTTCTACCGGCAGAAACCAATTGGTCGCTACATCGTGGATTTTCACGCGCCGGCTGTGAAACTTGTCGTCGAAGTGGATGGATCGCAGCATTTCGAGGAGGCAGGGCAGGTGAGTGATCGGAGGCGGGATGCGTATCTCGAAACGCTGGGACTGCACGTGCTGCGTTTTGACAACTTGCAGGTATTGAAGGAAACGGAAGCCGTGCTTGAAATGATTCTTGGGGTGGTTGGGGCGCGGCTTAAATCCCCCCCGGCCCCCCTTTTGCAAAGGGGGGAGTAA
- a CDS encoding acyl-CoA dehydrogenase family protein, translating to MILSQEQEMIRDAMRDFARERLAPFAAAWDRNCTFPKEALQELAGLGAFGMAVPERWGGAGMDYVSLALALEEIAAGDGATSTIISVNNSVVCGPILAFGSEAQKEQYLKPLASGAKLGCFCLTEPHVGSDAAAIRTSAVRDGNEWVLNGVKQFITSGKNAQVAIVFAVTDRAAGKKGISAFIVPTDAPGYIVARIEEKMGQHASDTAQILLENCRIPAQNLLGAEGEGYRIALANLEAGRIGIAAQSVGMARAAFEAALKYAQEREAFGKPIIEHQAVNFRLADMATRIEAARQLVLHAAALRDAGKPCLKEASMAKLFASEMAEAVCSDAIQIHGGYGYVADFPVERIYRDVRVTQIYEGASDIQRLVIGRNLA from the coding sequence ATGATTCTTTCGCAAGAACAGGAAATGATCCGCGACGCCATGCGCGATTTCGCGCGCGAGCGCCTGGCGCCCTTCGCCGCGGCGTGGGACCGCAACTGCACCTTCCCGAAGGAGGCATTGCAGGAACTGGCCGGCCTCGGCGCCTTCGGCATGGCGGTGCCCGAGCGCTGGGGCGGCGCCGGCATGGACTACGTCTCGCTGGCGCTGGCGCTGGAGGAGATCGCCGCCGGCGACGGCGCCACCTCGACCATCATCAGCGTGAACAACTCGGTGGTGTGCGGACCGATCCTCGCCTTCGGCTCCGAGGCGCAGAAGGAGCAATACCTCAAGCCGCTGGCGAGCGGCGCCAAGCTCGGCTGCTTCTGCCTGACCGAGCCGCACGTCGGTTCGGACGCCGCGGCCATCCGCACCTCGGCGGTGCGCGACGGCAACGAGTGGGTGCTGAACGGCGTCAAGCAGTTCATCACCTCGGGCAAGAACGCCCAGGTCGCCATCGTCTTCGCCGTCACCGACAGGGCGGCCGGCAAGAAGGGCATCTCCGCCTTCATCGTGCCGACCGACGCGCCCGGCTACATCGTCGCCCGCATCGAGGAGAAGATGGGCCAGCATGCCTCCGACACGGCGCAGATCCTCCTGGAAAACTGCCGCATCCCGGCGCAGAATCTGCTGGGCGCGGAAGGCGAGGGCTACCGCATCGCCCTGGCCAATCTGGAAGCCGGCCGCATCGGCATCGCCGCCCAGTCGGTCGGCATGGCGCGCGCGGCCTTCGAGGCGGCCTTGAAGTACGCGCAGGAGCGCGAGGCCTTCGGCAAGCCGATCATCGAGCACCAGGCGGTGAACTTCCGCCTCGCCGACATGGCCACGCGCATCGAGGCGGCGCGCCAGCTGGTGCTGCACGCCGCCGCCCTGCGCGACGCCGGCAAGCCGTGCCTGAAGGAGGCCTCGATGGCCAAGTTGTTCGCCTCCGAGATGGCCGAGGCGGTCTGCTCCGACGCCATCCAGATCCACGGCGGCTACGGCTACGTGGCGGACTTCCCGGTCGAGCGCATCTACCGCGACGTGCGCGTGACGCAGATCTACGAGGGCGCCAGCGACATCCAGCGCCTGGTCATCGGGAGAAATCTGGCATGA